The Hordeum vulgare subsp. vulgare chromosome 7H, MorexV3_pseudomolecules_assembly, whole genome shotgun sequence DNA window CCTCTCGTGGAATGGCGTGCGGCTGGCAGTGAGCTTGCCGGGAGGTGCGCCAGGGCAGAGGCTGTCTGGTAGTGGTGCTGCGGAGTGCAGTGGAGGTGTGGTGCTGCTCCTGCCTGGCCGCGGCGATGTGCAGGGCATGGAGTTGTGGTTGAGCGGGCGGCAGCTGGGCTTCTTCGTCCTGGTGCTGAGGTGGTGCACGGGGGAGGTGCTGCTGGAGCTGGAGTTGAGATGGTGCTCCTGAGACGGTGGCTAGTGGCTAGCTTCGTGCTACTAGCGCGCCTAGAAAAGGTTCTCATAGCTAAAATGAGTAGCTGAAGTGAGTGATCCTGGTAGTGGTGTGGCTGCTGATTGCCGAgagagctgctgctgctgctggccaCACCTCTCCTCCTCTGTCTACACTGAGAGACAAAGTCCATTTTGGATATCAGTCATGAATCTTGATACTGAAGTTCTTAATAAGTACTAAGAACAAGTTGTTAATTTGGGGAAGTTGCCATGTTACTGCAAAAGAAATGACAGGAAAAAACATGTGTACTTTGGCTCAAATTTTCTCCCCCGTATATCAAGATGCTTCTTAGCTAGCAAAGTATCACGTTATGTTTGAGATTCCAGCATTTAGAGTCAGTTACCTCACTATGGTTTGCAATTGAGAAGCAATCAAGATGGTAGGTTGCGATTCAACCCAATTTTCATCATTGGATGTAGGATTTATTTAACCTGAATCTTCCTCCATGCTTTTCAGTTGTAGGTCTTGTAAGACTTCTCCCTGTAAATTACTGGCTTCTTTGTGAATCTCCATTCTCCTCAGTTCGCTCTGTTGGTGTTCTCATGCACTTCATTTTCCTTTTCAGTAATGCAGCTACCTGCCACTGATCCGGAATAAATTGAGTGCTTCTGTGTTCCGTCGAGCAAACAGATACATATTAAATCGAGCAGTGTTTCTGCtcccaaaaaacaaaacaaattgAAAATAGCTTCAGAAGGCATGAAGCTACTAGCTTTTGGATTAGTTTTAttggggtgcctcaaatctttGGCAGCTCCTGACATCCAAGGTAAAGCCCTTACATTTTGACATATATAAATATCTTTGCCACATAAAACATTATTCTACAAGGTTGGTACTCAGTAAGGCAATGTCATGTTTAAATTGACTTTATTTTTACTCCAAGCTATCTATTTGACTGGAGTATCAGTTGGAGATTCGTCTTCCTGCCTTGTAGTTAGACAAGAATATTTCGTATACAACAATATTATTGCCATATTAATCCTACGGAACTCTGGTGTCGTAATTGGGGCATAAAAAAATATAACAGAAACTAATGCACCAACGGTGGCTGGTGGGTATCAACAACTCCTTCAATTGCTTAGAAATTTGCAGTTCTGTTCCAGAGGAACATGAAACTGTAAAAGCACTTCTCATTGAATATTGATTATTTTCTTTCAATGAAGTGGCCTACCTTTGGTTAGCTCTGCATCAGTCAAGCTATCCAGATTGCGAGTGAAACACTTAACAGGTGTCAACTAAGAAGGATTGGCCATTTTCCATTCTCTTGCATTTAGTGTCTACCTCATAATACTGCAAACAAAATGACATTTTTCTAATCTCAGTCATAGCACTGCATGAAATGAGGATGATGCTCACTGACAGCCGCGGTGTCTTGAAAGACTGGAACGATAACCAAGTGAGCCCCTGCTATTTTGATAATGTTAGATGCGATCAAGATGGCAAGGTTATTGGAATGTAAGTGAAAAAAATCATCTCAAATGCGTACTTCAAGAAACTCACATTCTGGCATATGAACATAGTGAAGTGAGATCTTCAATACTTCTAGTAAAACAATTATGAAGTGCTTGATGCCAACTTCTAGTTAGATCACTCAAAAACTTCTCATAACAGAACAGGGGTTTTACTTCAACAGCACATTCTTCATGCTCTACTATTTCCTACTTTTACTATTATAATACAAGTTCACTATAGCATTTACTTGTGTCCACCTGACTATGTGCCTGGTTTCTCATTTCTAAATATGCAGAACTTTGAGCTCCTCAGGGTTAAGTGGAATTTTATCACCCAGCATTGCAACGTTAACAACTTTACAGCAGCTGTAAGTTCAATTATCACTATTGCAAGTATGTTACATTTCAAGATTATTCTTTATAAAAAAGAGTGCTGCACCAAACGCTGGTGGTTGTTTCTCGTTGTAAGTGAATTCAAAGAAAAGATCCGGAAATAACGAATAATGAGAAAAATCATTCACAGACATTTCCTGCTCGTTTCCAAATTTCTGCTTAGTTATTCCCATCATCCGGTAACCACAGGATGATCCCAATCTCCTTTTTAGTCAAAGATAAATCTTCTTCTTCCAAAATGGATGACATTTTCTAATTATTATATGGTTTCAGGTTATTGGATGGCAACAGCATAACTGGAGGAATTCCACAGGAGTTAGGGAACCTATCAAACTTAATGACTCTAAAACTTGGAAGAAATAGCTTAAATGGCTCGATACCTGAATCTTTTGGCCTTCTATCAGAACTCGAAAATCTGTAAGTCAGCCCATTAGTCATGTTATCATGACTGAACCACAACTCTAACAATGTGACAACTTGGACAGGGATCTAAGCGAAAATCTGTTGATTGGCAACATTCCAAATTCTTTGTCAAATCTTTCATCATTGAATAATATGTAAGTTGACCTTTTCATGCTGACATATCCATAAAACTTGCCtaatagtgaaagtcatcaataaTATTCATTGTTACTACTTTGTCATATAAATAAAGGATATCTCTATTATCCTTATATGATATATCATAACTCATTGTGTTTTGCAGCAATCTCGCATATAACAGCCTTAGCGGTGAAATACCAGAACAGCTACTTCAGGTGTCCCAATATAAGTATGGAATATCTTTAGTATTATCAGAATATATTATACAAACAATTTCATGTGTACTACTTTATGTTTTACATAATAAGTGAAATCAAGTCTTTTCAGCTATACAGGCAACCATTTGAATTGTGGCCCGCACTTAATTTCATGCAATGGGAGCACTAATAAAACAGGTGATTTAGATAGCAACACAGCAATCCATATTGAACCCTACATTTGGAGCAACAAACTAGATACATTGTCAaactaaatgcttggtaataccaACAGGTGGATCAAGCAACACCACTGTCAAGGTGATTCTTGGAAGCATTGGCGGAGCAGTCGTTCTCATTGTTTCTGTAGTTCTATTTCTGCTATGGTGGCAAAGAATGCGCCACCGtcctgatatatacattgatgttgcAGGTTCGTTCAGCAAGATCACTACATTATTTTCAAAATTACTGTAATTAAACTTTCAACGATATTAGCATACCAGAAAGGACTCTGAACATTTTTCAACCGAGAGATGATAAATATTTACAACATTTTTAGGTCAGCATGATCACAACCTAGAGTTTGGGCAGATAAAGCGTTTCTCATGGCGAGAGCTCCAGACTgcgaccaataatttcagtgagcAAAATGTCCTCGGCAAGGGCGGTTTCGGTAAGGTGTACAAAGGAGTGCTTCCAGGTCCAGACAGCAAGAAGGTTGCGATCAAACGGCTGTTTGAAGTGGGAAGTCCCGAAGGCGAAATGGCTTTCCTCAGAGAAGTGGAATTGATAAGCATTGCTGTGCATAAGAACATATTAAGATTAATAGGATTCTGCACGACACAGACAGAGCGGCTCTTGATATACCCCTTCATGGAAAATCTGAGTGTCGCTTCCCGTTTAAGAGGTACTGCTAAGCTAAGACATCTCTTCATCACATGAGTTTATTCATATGTCTATTTAATTGGTCTCTTTTTAGGTGTGTCAGCTGAGTTGATGCATGCAATTGTATTGTAGTGTATTGCCAGAAACTTGGAGTGCATGTTATATGTGTTGAACAAGAGAGAAAACAGAAATCATGAAGAATTCAATTATCTTTAACTTTTATACCAGACACTATATTCATTATATGTTCTTTTCAGATGATAATAATATAGCATATAATTCATTTGTGCAACATACTGCTGACGAAACTTCAACAATACGCAGATATAGAACTTAATGAACCGACATTAGATTGGCTGACAAGAATGAGGATCGCACTTGGAGCTGCCCGTGGTTTGGAATACCTTCATGAGCACTGCAACCCCAAGATCATCCACCGTGATGTCAAGGCTGCCAACGTCCTACTTGATGGGAACTTTGAAGCAGTCATAGGAGACTTTGGGCTGGCGAAGATGATGGACATGGGGAGGAACACTGTGACGACAGGGGTCCGTGGGACAATGGGCCACATAGCTCCTGAGTACTTTAAGACCGGGAGGCCATCAGTGAAGACCGACATATTTGGATATGGTGTTATGTTATTAGAGATTGTGACAGGCGAGCGTGCAATGTTCCCCGACTTCCTGGAAGGAGCTGGCGAGGTCATGCTCATCGATCAAGTAAGATAGCTATACATTACCGAACTGCTtacaagtaccccaaaaatagaaTATATATGTTACTGAAAGCTTATGAAACTAAGTAACTAAAAGCATTCTGAAATTTCAGTCAGTGTTGCTCACCTTAATAATTAATATGGGCAGAAATTAGGTGCTTGGGTATGAGTATGAGAATGGAAGATGTTTAGACGTCCCGTATGAACAATGGCTTGCATTTTCCAGTAGAATTTTGGCTTGCATGCTCACCTAGTTGACTCATATGAGGTTGCTTGATTAATCTGAAGGTGAAATTGTTGATGCAAGAAGGGCGATTGGAAGAAATCGTAGACCGCAATATAGACTGTGGATATGACTTTCAAGAACTAGTAAAAATTATCCAAGTAGCACTCCTCTGCACCAACATTGACCCTTGTCAACGCCCTGCTATGTCAGAAGTTGTGAATATGCTGGAAGGAAAATTTGTGCCGGAAGATCAGTGGGAGGAGTGGCAGCAAGCTGAACTTACCCGTCGGCAGCTGTACGAAAATAAGCAGCACCACAAATTATTCACCTTCAGTGAGGAGTCACTGAACATCTATGAAGCCGTTGAGCTATCTGGTGGCAGATGAGCTGCAAGATCATCAAAACGCATCATGGTGTTCACTTGTTTCCTCATTCGAAAGAGTAAAAGGAAATACAGAACTCAAAAGTGCTTTTTATAGATGCTATCTATCTGGAGTACAGAATCAAACAAAGTTATGCGAGACTACAGAATCATTAACAGAATTATGTACAAGTAACTGTACCTGGTATGTGGTGATGTGGACACAATTTTGTACTTGACATCTAGCTCAAACATTATTAAGATCTGTGTGTGTATATAatctatcaacaacaacaaagcctttagtcccaaacaagttgggataGGCTAATATGTATATATAATCTATAAACAGATATATTTTATTTTACGCCTTGCATAAGAAATTTTCTGATGACTATTATTGCTTATTATTTAAATTTGGGGGTTATATAGTCCTTACGTAAGGGCCAGCCTATCCAAAATTATTTTTCAACTGTATTATTGCTTATTAGATATGCTTGGCATGTAATATCTTGAAAGTTTAGCCAAAAGTCCAGCAGCATgcatttttcaaattccaaacTAGAGATAAGTTAACCAACCACCAATGGCATAAGAGAACTGCACAGCAATCTGTTTCCCCCACAAAAATCCGAAATTATAAGGGTAACTGGAGCAATGAAAGTGACCATCAATAAAGATAAAACCCACAAAGAAACTGCAAAATGAAGATATACTTATTATACAAGGAAACATGTTGCCAGGCGTCAATCTAGATGAAGTGGTTTTCCTTAAGAAGTTAGCGTACATGTGCAGATTACAATGAtcatatggagatcaacatcaaaCATGTCCACTTAGAACCCACAAGAGATCAAGACTGAGAGACATTTTCACTCCAGCCAACAACTGTGGTGCAGCTGACATTGCATAATAAGTTATAACATAACCGTGTAGGCGCCACCAGTCCCCTTAAATACCAGCAAGCATCAAGATTTTGCTGACTAGACATGAATTTCCTGAGTTATGAGCATACTTGTCTGTTTTGGTCAGTTTTCAGGTTGTTCTTTTATTGGAAGGGGCCTTTCACAGTATTACTTGCAATCGTTAGATATTTTAACTAGACAGTTCCCAGTTTTTGCAAGAGATTTTCTGATATCCAACCAGCTTGACATTGGGGATTAGGTTAAGAGCCCTCGTGAAAGATAACCATCCAAAGCCCAGCTGCACGCAGTTGCTGTATCTGGAATAGTTTGACAGCCAGTGAGGGCAGCCAACATCAACAAAGAGTGAGGTTCAGATACCAAGAATCATGTCTGCAGATAGTAGAATAAAATTCATGAAAAATTATGATCCACAACGTTCAAATCTGCAGCACAACTATGTTAAATGAATAATATTTGCATTTACAAACACAACTATCCTAAAAAAAACGCCTAATTAGGTCGACAGAAACTGGAACAAAACTCAGGAGAACTACGGCATGCGCCTTCTTTTGCGAGAAAAAAATGCCCTGCACCATTCAAATCTGCAGTACAACTATGTTAAATGGATCATATTTGCGTTTAGAAACACAACTACCCTGTAAAATTTTTGCCTTAAGTAATAAGGATGTGAACAAGGAAGCTGTGAACTAAATTatgatcatgtgaagaatagtaaTCAAGCAAATTAGAGCTAGTAACTATGGTCTAAGGTGGACGCAGAATAACAGTGAGAATAAATTTCATAACCTTGCAACTTCTTACAAGAATTTTCTGAAGGAGAAATGAGACAGCTGAATTTTTGGCCATGTGGTGCAAAAAAATACAGAATTTACACGTCAACACAGGAAACAATATACTCTGGTAGGAATAGCGTAGGATCAAATTTACGAACCCATCTGCCGATCTGCGTATCAAAGACGGATTGTAAAAAATATGACCTGTCAGTGAAACAACTCACTGCTATGAATAAGCATAGCATAAAATTATATCTTGAGAAGTAGGAATATAGGGTACAGAAAATTAAAGATAACCTTCATATGCATATGATTTTGTTGAATACCGCCAACATAGAGTTGTTCTCCTGTACAAACAGAAACATTCAGAATGGTAAATCATACAAGAATATGCGTCGGGCAACTTAAATCTAGACTCAAACTAAATTAGAACTAATGCTGGGCTATCACAGTTTCTTCAGCATATCAACAACAAACCTTATTTCTTCTCACATGTTTATGCACAGGGGACGCCGTTCCATCAAGCAGTTCTTACTCAATACACTAGCAGAAGTAGGTCATATAGATCTTGTCCTGGAAGAATTATAAGACCAGTGAGTATGCAAGAGCAGAATTTTGATGAACAAGTATTGTGAACTTTCTAAGGAGTCATGGCACATATAAGAAAAGAGTACCATTTTACTATGGCAAGCTGAAGAACAGTGAACACCTACTGTAgaatatttcttctatatcagttGCAAGCAATTAGATTGCTCTCCCTAACTAAGCAATAACTGTAGCATTCTTTTCTTGAAAGCTAGAGGGTTTTTTTGAGATCTTGTCAGATATTTCAGAAGCTAGGGCATGTCTATTGTTCGCATAGCACGAATTGATGAAGCCAGTATAAGTTACACGGTCAACAGCCGAATCCCCATCCAAAACCCTTTTTAGGAGAAGACTTGCATCATCCACATTTCCCATAGCACTGAGCTTTCTAACTAGCACATTTGTTGCGTGAATCTGTCGCCGTTTATCCAGTCTATCCAAGATTGATAGAGCAACACTTGTCCTTTCCCTCCTGCAATATTCAAAAGCTAAAGTGACAGGAGTTACTTCACATGGCACCAAATGTTTATCAAGCATGCCTTCATATAGTGCACGTGCTTCCTCTAGTCTCGATTCCTTGCAGAGCCCACTTATTAGAGCTCCATAAGTTATAGAGTCAGCGAGGCATCCATTTTGGACCATTGTATCAAAGACTCTCAAAGCTGAGGTTGATTTGCCAACTTTACAGTAGCCTGCAATCATTGAGGTATAAGTTTGTGTTGTTGGCACTAATTCTATCGCGAGACACTTGTCAAACAGCTTTTGGCTTTCTTCCATTTGTCTCTGCTGGCAATATGTAGCAATAAGGGTGGTGTATGTTTCTATGTCAGGATGGCAACCATTTTCAATCATCCGGTTGAACAAATCTAGAGCATATGTTATGTGACCTTGTTTGCAGTGTTCAGTTATGAATATAGTATATGTGACTTTATCAAGCTCAAGCCCTTGAGTAGTGGCCCTCCGGAGCACCTTGTAGGCCTCTTCAATTTTTCCTTTCTTGAGGAGGCCATCAATGACAGCATTGTATGTGTAAATGTTGGGCAGGGAGCCTTCACGAGTCATCTTATTCATCAGCTCAAAGGCACGATCAAAGCTGCCTCCTTTGCAGTGGCCACTAATCAGCGTAGTGTATGTGTTTGTGTTTGGTGTCAACCCCTGCTCAAGCATCCTTCCAAGAAGCATCTCAGCTCGAGCAAGCTTACCCTCATTACAGTACCCTCCAATCATCACAGTGTACGTATGCACATTCGGCTTGTATGAACTACTCTTGATGAGCTTCAAGAAAAGCCTGAACGCCCGCTCCGTCCACCCAATCTTACAGAGCCCATTGATCAACGACGTGTGTGTGTACACATTCGGCTTCAATCCTTTTCCGACCATCTCCTCCAGTACACGGAACGCCTGCTTGACATGCCCTCTCTTGCACAGACCATCAATCCACACAGTGTAATTCACCACGTTCGGTGGGGTGCCCATCTCAAGCATCCTCCTGAAGAACCCAG harbors:
- the LOC123407798 gene encoding LRR receptor kinase SERK2-like isoform X1; this encodes MKLLAFGLVLLGCLKSLAAPDIQVIALHEMRMMLTDSRGVLKDWNDNQVSPCYFDNVRCDQDGKVIGITLSSSGLSGILSPSIATLTTLQQLLLDGNSITGGIPQELGNLSNLMTLKLGRNSLNGSIPESFGLLSELENLDLSENLLIGNIPNSLSNLSSLNNINLAYNSLSGEIPEQLLQVSQYNYTGNHLNCGPHLISCNGSTNKTGGSSNTTVKVILGSIGGAVVLIVSVVLFLLWWQRMRHRPDIYIDVAGQHDHNLEFGQIKRFSWRELQTATNNFSEQNVLGKGGFGKVYKGVLPGPDSKKVAIKRLFEVGSPEGEMAFLREVELISIAVHKNILRLIGFCTTQTERLLIYPFMENLSVASRLRDIELNEPTLDWLTRMRIALGAARGLEYLHEHCNPKIIHRDVKAANVLLDGNFEAVIGDFGLAKMMDMGRNTVTTGVRGTMGHIAPEYFKTGRPSVKTDIFGYGVMLLEIVTGERAMFPDFLEGAGEVMLIDQVKLLMQEGRLEEIVDRNIDCGYDFQELVKIIQVALLCTNIDPCQRPAMSEVVNMLEGKFVPEDQWEEWQQAELTRRQLYENKQHHKLFTFSEESLNIYEAVELSGGR
- the LOC123407798 gene encoding LRR receptor kinase SERK2-like isoform X2 → MTLKLGRNSLNGSIPESFGLLSELENLDLSENLLIGNIPNSLSNLSSLNNINLAYNSLSGEIPEQLLQVSQYNYTGNHLNCGPHLISCNGSTNKTGGSSNTTVKVILGSIGGAVVLIVSVVLFLLWWQRMRHRPDIYIDVAGQHDHNLEFGQIKRFSWRELQTATNNFSEQNVLGKGGFGKVYKGVLPGPDSKKVAIKRLFEVGSPEGEMAFLREVELISIAVHKNILRLIGFCTTQTERLLIYPFMENLSVASRLRDIELNEPTLDWLTRMRIALGAARGLEYLHEHCNPKIIHRDVKAANVLLDGNFEAVIGDFGLAKMMDMGRNTVTTGVRGTMGHIAPEYFKTGRPSVKTDIFGYGVMLLEIVTGERAMFPDFLEGAGEVMLIDQVKLLMQEGRLEEIVDRNIDCGYDFQELVKIIQVALLCTNIDPCQRPAMSEVVNMLEGKFVPEDQWEEWQQAELTRRQLYENKQHHKLFTFSEESLNIYEAVELSGGR
- the LOC123408245 gene encoding pentatricopeptide repeat-containing protein At4g19890-like, whose protein sequence is MQMLSRHRHRHGRRLVHFVLKPPPFSTTNAASAPPPPPPPVCTPDAAPLVFSLRDHDPGALAPDDAIAALSSLAESDGSAAALAFFRRLAARPDARHLMRLYVTAATAFVARGSLPMAHEAMRRMVAAFAEAGRLPEAADMVFEMRSHGLPFCVETANWILTAGLHSRNFAYARKVFDGMVTRGGVCPDARSFRALVLGCCREGRVEEVEALLAAMWGQGFCLDNATCTVVVRTFCKKGRFRDVSGFFRRMLEMGTPPNVVNYTVWIDGLCKRGHVKQAFRVLEEMVGKGLKPNVYTHTSLINGLCKIGWTERAFRLFLKLIKSSSYKPNVHTYTVMIGGYCNEGKLARAEMLLGRMLEQGLTPNTNTYTTLISGHCKGGSFDRAFELMNKMTREGSLPNIYTYNAVIDGLLKKGKIEEAYKVLRRATTQGLELDKVTYTIFITEHCKQGHITYALDLFNRMIENGCHPDIETYTTLIATYCQQRQMEESQKLFDKCLAIELVPTTQTYTSMIAGYCKVGKSTSALRVFDTMVQNGCLADSITYGALISGLCKESRLEEARALYEGMLDKHLVPCEVTPVTLAFEYCRRERTSVALSILDRLDKRRQIHATNVLVRKLSAMGNVDDASLLLKRVLDGDSAVDRVTYTGFINSCYANNRHALASEISDKISKKPSSFQEKNATVIA